One window of Caldisericota bacterium genomic DNA carries:
- a CDS encoding Wzz/FepE/Etk N-terminal domain-containing protein: protein MEEEVELRDYINVLLKWKKLIIGITILAMLVAGVMSYFVIKPVYQGCTNVVLPLVAGEQILS from the coding sequence ATGGAAGAAGAGGTTGAATTAAGAGATTACATTAATGTTTTATTGAAATGGAAAAAACTCATTATTGGCATTACTATCCTTGCAATGCTTGTTGCAGGCGTAATGAGTTATTTTGTGATAAAGCCCGTGTATCAAGGATGTACAAATGTTGTTTTACCTCTTGTGGCTGGTGAACAAATCCTATCT